The following are from one region of the Kineosporia sp. NBRC 101731 genome:
- a CDS encoding alpha-amylase family protein, with protein sequence MGETRMSARSSSLTAIAVFAAIGLPLGGIAALQHSDTTPPLAGPGRTDVMANLFEWNWASVASECTDVLGPAGYAGVQVSQPADSLRRTELGNGSDTVLHPWWEIYQPVSYGLTSRMGTEAQFRAMVKTCRQAGVKVYVDAVVNHMTGQGSVSYGGTTYSHFAYPGLYDASDFHQKGTDCPSSTGGIEDFNHLQQVRTCELVGLADLRTDKPKVQNELAAYLNRLIGYGVSGFRVDAAKHVGQDDMIALQKKLNRTLDGDKPYVALEVFGGGPGTLSPEAFTGAGAVLGLDADIQLKNAFKSYPADATGSLATLRDFGAGLPPSGKTLSFVQNHDTERNGDSLNYKDGATNLLAQQFLLAYGYGTPQVYSSFAWSTADASPPSSADGLITDTDCTSQAWVCVHAEKAVTGLVSFHNHVGRAPVTNWWDNGGNVIAFSRGKAGWVALNNDKAPHTETFGTGLAAGTYCDVTRGSVTKGRCSGPTVTVDARGQARVTVPAKGAVAFTKADRV encoded by the coding sequence ATGGGGGAAACCCGTATGTCCGCACGCTCGTCGTCCCTGACCGCCATCGCCGTGTTCGCGGCGATCGGCCTGCCCCTGGGCGGGATCGCGGCCCTGCAGCATTCCGACACCACGCCCCCGCTGGCCGGTCCTGGCCGCACCGACGTGATGGCCAACCTCTTCGAGTGGAACTGGGCCTCGGTGGCCTCGGAGTGCACCGATGTTCTGGGCCCGGCCGGGTATGCCGGGGTGCAGGTGTCCCAGCCGGCCGACTCACTCAGGCGCACCGAGCTGGGCAACGGCAGCGACACCGTGCTGCACCCGTGGTGGGAGATCTACCAGCCGGTCTCGTACGGGCTGACGAGCCGGATGGGTACCGAGGCGCAGTTCCGGGCGATGGTGAAGACCTGCCGCCAGGCCGGGGTGAAGGTCTACGTCGACGCCGTGGTCAATCACATGACCGGGCAGGGGTCGGTGTCTTACGGCGGCACGACATACAGCCACTTCGCCTACCCCGGACTGTACGACGCCTCGGACTTCCATCAGAAGGGCACCGACTGTCCCTCGTCCACCGGGGGGATCGAGGACTTCAACCATCTCCAGCAGGTGCGCACGTGTGAGCTGGTGGGTCTGGCCGACCTGCGCACCGACAAGCCGAAGGTCCAGAACGAGCTCGCCGCCTATCTGAACCGGCTCATCGGCTACGGGGTCTCGGGATTTCGGGTGGATGCCGCCAAGCACGTCGGTCAGGACGACATGATCGCGTTGCAGAAGAAGCTGAACCGCACGCTGGACGGCGACAAGCCGTACGTGGCGCTGGAAGTCTTCGGCGGGGGACCGGGAACCCTGTCACCGGAGGCCTTCACCGGGGCCGGGGCGGTGCTCGGGCTGGATGCGGACATCCAGCTGAAGAACGCCTTCAAGAGCTACCCGGCCGACGCCACCGGCAGCCTGGCCACGCTGCGGGACTTCGGTGCGGGACTGCCCCCCTCGGGCAAGACCCTGAGCTTCGTGCAGAACCACGACACCGAGCGCAACGGTGACTCCCTGAACTACAAGGACGGCGCGACGAACCTGCTGGCCCAGCAGTTCCTGCTCGCCTACGGCTACGGAACGCCGCAGGTCTACAGCAGTTTCGCCTGGTCGACCGCGGACGCCTCGCCGCCCTCGTCCGCGGACGGCCTCATCACCGACACCGACTGCACCTCGCAGGCGTGGGTCTGCGTGCACGCCGAGAAAGCCGTGACCGGGCTGGTCTCCTTCCACAACCACGTCGGCCGGGCACCGGTGACCAACTGGTGGGACAACGGCGGCAACGTGATCGCCTTCAGCCGGGGCAAGGCCGGCTGGGTCGCCCTCAACAATGACAAGGCGCCCCACACCGAGACGTTCGGCACCGGCCTGGCGGCCGGCACCTACTGCGACGTCACCCGCGGATCGGTCACCAAGGGTCGCTGTTCGGGCCCGACGGTCACCGTGGACGCACGGGGCCAGGCACGGGTCACGGTCCCGGCGAAGGGGGCGGTCGCCTTCACGAAGGCAGATCGGGTGTAG
- a CDS encoding NAD(P)H-dependent oxidoreductase, whose protein sequence is MRVHIVNAHLTYPNWSEGALTRTMVEAARTHLLDLGHEVTETRIEDSYDPQIEVQRHLDAQLVILQTPVNWFGAPWIYKRYVDEVFNAGLHSKKFLETDGRTRSDPTRQYGTGGHLHGRGFFVSSTWNAPAATFSNADSVLLGGKSVDDLLLGVTTSYAFVGYTVLESYGLYDIFRSPSDVEVGIKAYAAHLDRQLAALDVPPAATPDLPS, encoded by the coding sequence GTGCGAGTACACATCGTCAACGCCCACCTGACCTACCCGAACTGGTCGGAGGGCGCCCTCACCCGGACCATGGTCGAGGCCGCGAGAACACACCTCCTCGACCTCGGGCACGAGGTCACCGAGACCCGGATCGAGGACTCCTACGATCCCCAGATCGAGGTGCAGCGGCACCTGGACGCCCAGCTGGTGATCCTGCAGACCCCCGTCAACTGGTTCGGCGCCCCGTGGATCTACAAGCGCTACGTCGATGAGGTCTTCAACGCCGGTCTCCACAGCAAGAAGTTCCTCGAGACCGACGGGCGCACCCGCTCCGACCCGACCCGGCAGTACGGCACGGGAGGCCACCTGCACGGCCGGGGCTTCTTCGTCTCCTCCACCTGGAACGCTCCCGCGGCCACGTTCAGCAACGCCGACAGTGTGCTGCTCGGGGGTAAGAGCGTGGACGACCTGCTGCTCGGCGTCACCACCAGCTACGCCTTCGTCGGTTACACCGTGCTCGAGAGCTACGGGCTGTACGACATCTTCCGCAGCCCTTCCGACGTCGAGGTGGGCATCAAGGCCTACGCAGCCCACCTCGACCGGCAACTGGCGGCACTCGACGTGCCGCCAGCGGCTACACCCGATCTGCCTTCGTGA
- a CDS encoding helix-turn-helix transcriptional regulator, whose protein sequence is MDGPNEIREFLISRRNRLTPAQAGLPDFGGRRRVVGLRREEVALLAGMSVEYYVRLERGNASGVSESILEGISRALQLDDAERDHLYDLVRYANRGARPRNRRDAGRLEQVRPVVQQILDQMRDVPALVQNGRLDVLAVNDLAAAVYAPLYEQPQRPANFGRFIFLDPRAQEFHRNWDEAAAQTVALLRAEAGRVPHDRRLTALVGELSTRSDHFRHLWAAHDVREHRASVNRFHHPVVGDLELVCEGMELTNNRGLILIAYAALDQPSQDALRLLGSWSAVTSGEAADQL, encoded by the coding sequence ATGGACGGTCCGAACGAGATCCGCGAGTTCCTGATCTCGCGCCGTAACCGGCTCACCCCGGCGCAGGCCGGGCTGCCGGACTTCGGTGGGCGCCGCCGCGTGGTCGGTCTGCGTCGTGAGGAGGTCGCGCTGCTGGCCGGGATGAGCGTGGAGTACTACGTGCGTCTGGAGCGGGGCAACGCGAGCGGGGTGTCCGAGTCGATCCTGGAGGGCATCAGCCGGGCACTGCAGCTCGACGACGCCGAGCGCGATCATCTCTACGACCTGGTCCGGTACGCGAACCGTGGCGCCCGTCCCCGGAACCGGCGCGATGCCGGTCGCCTCGAGCAGGTCCGGCCGGTGGTGCAGCAGATCCTCGACCAGATGCGTGACGTGCCGGCGCTCGTGCAGAACGGCCGCCTCGACGTCCTGGCCGTCAACGACCTGGCGGCCGCCGTGTACGCACCCCTGTACGAGCAGCCGCAGCGCCCGGCGAACTTCGGCCGGTTCATCTTCCTCGACCCCCGGGCGCAGGAGTTCCACCGCAACTGGGACGAGGCAGCGGCCCAGACGGTCGCCCTGCTGCGTGCCGAGGCCGGGAGGGTCCCCCACGACCGGCGCCTCACCGCCCTCGTCGGGGAACTCTCCACCCGCAGCGATCACTTCCGGCACCTGTGGGCCGCGCACGACGTGCGCGAGCACCGCGCCAGTGTGAACCGCTTTCACCACCCCGTCGTCGGCGATCTGGAACTCGTCTGCGAGGGAATGGAACTCACCAACAACCGCGGACTCATCCTGATCGCCTATGCGGCCCTCGACCAGCCCTCGCAGGACGCTCTGCGCCTGCTCGGGAGCTGGTCGGCCGTGACCTCGGGCGAAGCGGCCGACCAGCTCTGA
- a CDS encoding amidohydrolase family protein: MTNPTDRPVLFRGGTVLTVDATRRVLSGHDVLVVDGKIAAIGPDLRDLPDGTIEIDASDGIVMPGMIDTHRHLWQTAMRGYGADWTLTQYFVWYYLEHGKTFRPEDIHAGNLLGAIEALDAGVTTTVDWSHGLQTPGHADAAVDALQAVPGRFVLAYGNIQASPDIWTATPQFRDFVERRITGDEMLGFQLAFDVTGDPAFPERAAFEVARELGVPVTTHAGVWGATGDDSIRLMYENGFMTPETVYVHGSSLSHDSYQRIAATGGSVSVSTESEQSAGQGYPSTWALRRHGIPVSLSMDTSVWWSADLFSAMRTTLGADRSRAHLEAHALGETVTHTALRADQVVEWATRGGAAALGQDDLGSVEVGKKADLVLVKNEHSPVSFPLLNPHGHIAFQAGRGDVHTVLVGGRIVKRDGRLVGIDLTAARHAVEQTVEHLRASIGEEAWQQGMNPDVPETKILDNPYTYTDYQSSSTRSNG; this comes from the coding sequence ATGACGAACCCCACCGACCGGCCCGTCCTGTTCCGCGGCGGCACCGTCCTCACCGTCGACGCGACCCGCCGGGTGCTGTCCGGGCACGACGTGCTCGTGGTCGACGGAAAGATCGCCGCGATCGGGCCGGACCTGAGGGACCTGCCCGACGGCACGATCGAGATCGATGCGAGTGACGGCATCGTGATGCCCGGCATGATCGACACCCACCGCCACCTGTGGCAGACCGCGATGCGCGGCTACGGCGCCGACTGGACCCTCACCCAGTACTTCGTCTGGTACTACCTGGAGCACGGGAAGACGTTCCGCCCCGAAGACATCCACGCGGGCAACCTGCTCGGCGCGATCGAGGCGCTGGACGCGGGCGTGACCACCACCGTCGACTGGTCCCACGGCCTGCAGACCCCCGGGCACGCCGATGCCGCGGTCGACGCCCTCCAGGCCGTGCCCGGCCGCTTCGTGCTGGCCTACGGCAACATCCAGGCCTCCCCCGACATCTGGACCGCCACTCCCCAGTTCCGCGACTTCGTCGAGCGCCGCATCACCGGTGACGAGATGCTCGGCTTCCAGCTGGCCTTCGACGTGACCGGCGACCCGGCCTTCCCCGAGAGGGCCGCGTTCGAGGTGGCCCGCGAGCTGGGCGTGCCGGTCACCACGCACGCCGGCGTCTGGGGCGCCACCGGCGACGACAGCATCCGCCTGATGTACGAGAACGGCTTCATGACCCCGGAGACCGTCTACGTGCACGGCTCTTCCCTGTCGCACGACTCGTACCAGCGCATCGCCGCCACCGGCGGGTCGGTCTCGGTCTCCACCGAGAGCGAGCAGAGCGCCGGGCAGGGCTACCCCTCCACCTGGGCCCTGCGCCGCCACGGCATCCCGGTGTCGCTGTCGATGGACACCAGCGTCTGGTGGAGCGCCGACCTCTTCTCCGCCATGCGCACCACGCTCGGGGCCGACCGCTCCCGCGCCCACCTCGAGGCGCACGCCCTCGGCGAGACCGTCACCCACACGGCGCTACGGGCCGACCAGGTCGTCGAATGGGCCACCCGCGGCGGCGCGGCGGCCCTGGGCCAGGACGACCTGGGCAGCGTCGAGGTGGGGAAGAAGGCCGACCTCGTGCTGGTCAAGAACGAGCACTCGCCGGTCTCCTTCCCGCTGCTGAACCCGCACGGCCACATCGCCTTCCAGGCCGGGCGCGGCGACGTGCACACCGTGCTGGTCGGCGGGCGGATCGTGAAGCGCGACGGCCGCCTGGTCGGGATCGACCTGACCGCGGCCCGGCACGCGGTCGAGCAGACCGTGGAGCACCTGCGCGCCTCCATCGGCGAGGAGGCCTGGCAGCAGGGTATGAACCCGGACGTGCCGGAGACGAAGATCCTCGACAACCCCTACACCTACACCGACTACCAGAGCTCCAGCACCCGGTCGAACGGTTAG
- a CDS encoding CoA transferase, protein MPSSSDGPLAGILVADFSRILAGPYATMLLADLGADVVKVEGPRGDDTRTWMPPVREEVSTYYLGVNRGKRSIALDLRQEADARVARELARRADVVIENFKPGGLAKYGLDFDAVRAGNPGVVYSSISGFGSGAGKDVPGYDLMVQAVSGLMSLTGDPDGSPFRAGISVFDVMAGNHATIGILAALRHRDRTGQGQHVEVNLLSSALTGLVNHSSAWVAGGVVPYRMGNAHPSLFPYEPLPTADNDLIVTAGNDGQFRKLCQVLGVPELAEDPRFAGNADRTRNREELRPLLVAELARHGALEWFELLTAAGVPSGPINTIDGGFAMAERFGLDPIVEVGEGERAVPTTRHPIRFSETPAQYRLPPPGLDEHGDELRQWLEAPA, encoded by the coding sequence ATGCCAAGCAGCTCTGACGGACCGCTCGCGGGGATCCTGGTCGCCGATTTCTCGCGGATCCTGGCCGGCCCCTACGCCACCATGCTGCTCGCCGATCTGGGGGCCGACGTGGTCAAGGTCGAGGGGCCCCGGGGGGACGACACGCGCACCTGGATGCCGCCGGTCCGGGAGGAGGTGTCCACCTACTACCTCGGGGTCAACCGGGGTAAACGGTCGATCGCCCTGGACCTGCGCCAGGAGGCCGACGCCCGGGTCGCCCGCGAACTGGCTCGCCGGGCCGACGTCGTCATCGAGAACTTCAAACCCGGCGGGCTGGCCAAGTACGGTCTCGACTTCGACGCGGTGCGGGCGGGGAACCCCGGGGTCGTGTACTCGTCGATCAGCGGATTCGGTTCCGGGGCGGGCAAGGACGTGCCCGGTTACGACCTGATGGTGCAGGCCGTCTCCGGGCTGATGAGCCTGACCGGTGACCCCGACGGATCACCGTTCCGGGCCGGTATCTCGGTGTTCGACGTGATGGCGGGCAACCACGCCACCATCGGCATCCTGGCGGCTCTGCGCCACCGTGACCGCACCGGCCAGGGGCAGCACGTCGAGGTCAACCTGCTCTCCTCGGCGCTGACCGGCCTGGTCAACCACAGCTCGGCCTGGGTCGCGGGCGGCGTGGTGCCCTACCGGATGGGTAACGCGCACCCGAGCCTGTTTCCCTACGAGCCACTCCCGACGGCCGACAACGACCTGATCGTGACGGCCGGCAACGACGGCCAGTTCCGCAAGCTCTGCCAGGTGCTCGGGGTGCCCGAACTGGCCGAGGACCCACGCTTCGCCGGGAACGCCGACCGCACCCGCAACCGGGAGGAACTGCGGCCGCTGCTGGTGGCCGAGCTGGCCCGTCACGGCGCCCTGGAATGGTTCGAGCTGCTCACCGCGGCCGGAGTGCCCAGCGGCCCGATCAACACCATCGACGGCGGGTTCGCGATGGCCGAGCGGTTCGGGCTGGACCCGATCGTCGAGGTCGGCGAAGGGGAGCGGGCCGTCCCGACCACCCGTCACCCGATCCGTTTCTCCGAGACCCCGGCCCAGTACCGGCTGCCGCCGCCGGGCCTCGACGAGCACGGTGACGAACTGCGCCAGTGGCTGGAGGCCCCCGCATGA